Proteins encoded by one window of Cuniculiplasma divulgatum:
- a CDS encoding sugar ABC transporter substrate-binding protein has product MANNNIKLKRKKITGTSVRNKLKVLSVLMVVGIFVLTAFVTVYDHPTLGSSGVVTPSASSGNHVTITVWGSGSPGGEEEVFNSTLAYFEQVYPNVTVDDSPAVGIASTTYTSAAHAGKAPDIYRDSSDNAGVLYAEGTVLALNKYLNSTYIKSFSPGTITAWSANNSLYGIPVNTNGVGLYYNSKFVKTAPKTVYQMIQDALNVTHNTTLNPSGSATKVWGLAYGLGTDSGYRSAAWFPAFGGTLFNSKQMPVLNSTGDIKAVSFLYNLTYKYHVSPTGLTTMTQQYNLFEDNQSAFMIDGPWDQSTYTQYLGSNLHVTALPFNNATGLWPTPIWGSVGYFISSPQASGITSSQIWASLKFIEMLTNTTAQIHLFDKAGDFPSSIAAGNYITAHSNNDPLIKGWLDQENHTMPQPGFVNMNYYWPNFHTYVGNLYDNGTNNVSQTMNDFQRAVVNEINELSAKPTSISISLYDILAIVAVVIIVAAAASVVYVRRKKK; this is encoded by the coding sequence ATGGCAAATAATAATATTAAATTAAAACGGAAAAAAATAACTGGAACTTCCGTGAGGAATAAACTCAAGGTTCTTTCAGTTTTAATGGTTGTGGGAATTTTTGTACTGACTGCATTTGTGACGGTATATGATCACCCAACATTAGGCTCGTCAGGTGTGGTAACTCCCAGTGCATCATCTGGGAATCATGTAACAATAACTGTTTGGGGATCAGGTTCCCCGGGAGGAGAAGAAGAGGTTTTTAACAGCACACTTGCCTATTTTGAGCAGGTATATCCAAACGTGACAGTTGATGATAGTCCTGCCGTTGGTATAGCTTCTACAACTTACACAAGTGCTGCTCATGCAGGAAAAGCTCCGGATATCTACAGGGACAGCAGCGATAACGCCGGTGTTCTTTATGCTGAGGGAACAGTTCTTGCATTGAACAAGTATCTGAATAGTACATATATTAAAAGCTTCAGCCCTGGTACAATAACCGCGTGGAGCGCAAACAACTCTCTGTATGGTATACCTGTTAACACAAACGGTGTTGGTCTTTACTACAACAGTAAATTTGTAAAAACAGCACCAAAAACAGTATACCAGATGATTCAGGATGCGTTGAATGTCACCCATAATACAACATTAAATCCATCTGGATCAGCAACAAAGGTCTGGGGGCTTGCATATGGCCTCGGTACAGATTCAGGATACAGGTCTGCAGCGTGGTTCCCGGCCTTTGGAGGAACATTATTCAACTCAAAGCAGATGCCTGTTCTTAATTCTACAGGGGACATTAAAGCAGTATCATTCCTCTATAATCTAACATACAAATATCACGTAAGTCCAACCGGATTAACAACAATGACACAGCAGTATAATCTGTTTGAAGACAACCAAAGCGCCTTCATGATAGATGGACCATGGGATCAGAGCACATACACCCAATACCTTGGTTCAAATCTTCACGTTACTGCACTGCCATTTAACAACGCAACTGGCCTATGGCCAACACCCATATGGGGATCAGTAGGATATTTCATATCATCACCTCAGGCAAGTGGAATAACATCCTCACAGATATGGGCATCCCTGAAATTCATTGAGATGCTTACAAACACCACGGCACAGATCCATCTGTTTGACAAGGCAGGAGATTTCCCCTCATCCATAGCTGCTGGAAACTATATAACGGCACACAGCAACAATGATCCCCTCATAAAGGGCTGGCTTGATCAGGAAAACCATACAATGCCTCAGCCAGGATTCGTAAATATGAATTATTACTGGCCAAACTTCCATACATATGTTGGAAACCTTTATGATAATGGAACAAACAATGTTTCACAGACCATGAACGATTTCCAGAGAGCCGTTGTTAATGAAATCAACGAGCTTTCAGCAAAACCAACATCCATAAGCATAAGCCTCTATGATATACTGGCAATAGTAGCTGTGGTAATAATAGTAGCAGCAGCTGCTAGCGTTGTATACGTAAGAAGAAAGAAAAAATAA